Sequence from the Osmia lignaria lignaria isolate PbOS001 unplaced genomic scaffold, iyOsmLign1 scaffold0002, whole genome shotgun sequence genome:
tatgttggtgcggcttcggaacttttaaatatcttgatatacctcgagaactacgcatctgttcaaaaaatatcatagaacataaaaagtaggaatcctaattttctacaaaaaaggtctcttaacattttgccgtagctcgcttcgtttccgagatatttgcagatttatctcaagggaaggggcctgacggacatatttccagatatttcttcttcttgttgttcttcttctgcacagctaagctggaagtggcatttgcagctcgcaatagtgcagagttatctcaaagaaaggggccacggtgtttctgtatctctattatgttggtgcggcttcggaacttttaaatatcttgatatatctcgagaactaggcatctgatcgaaaaatatcatagaacataaaaagtaggaaacttaattctctacaaaagaggtctcttaacattttgccatagctcgcttcgtttccgagatatttgcagatttatctcaagggaaggggcctgacggacatatttcgagatatttcttctttttgttgttcttcttctgcacagctaagctggaagtggcatttgcagctcgcaatagtgcagagttatctcaaagaaaggggccacggtgtttctgtatctctattacgttggtgcggcttcggaacttttaaatatcttgatatatctcgagaactacgcatccgatcaaaaaatatcatagaacaaagaaagtaggaaacttaattctctacaaaaaaggtctcttaacattttgccatagctcgcttcgtttccgagatatttgcagatttatctcgagggaaggggcctgacggacatatttcgagatatttcttcttcttgttgttcttcttctgcacagctaagctggaagtggcatttgcagcgcgcaatagtgtagagttatctcaaagaaaggggtgtTCAAAAGTCGGCGTTCGAGTTTGAGATTGTACGAGACCGGTTCGGTTGTAGGATCGGCAGTGAGACGGGAAAATTATGTACTTGAGTTTGCacaaaaaacaatgtatttacagacactcagtatgtacactatttacagaaaattgtgcgttgcacgagggtacaatgatcgttgatcgagctattcgcacacgcgtcgcggtggattcgagattgtgcttgcgctgtataggaccacgtgttagcgtagcacgtggcaccacgtaattatattaatcacgtggatttgcgtacgtcaaagctaatcgcgagctcgcggtggccgttggcacttcacacgcggttaacttgcagtactagattctgagattgagcttgagaaatttgcctttcgagaaaactgtgttcgcacgtgttggtagtatgctaaccagaacaataatggccgatcaaccggcttcgtcgcagcaagaaccgttggcttctttttgctgacgtaacgctccctgattggtcggcgtgaccggcatccaatgtggctgccggtcgcgctgctaagtgctgccgcggtccgcgtgcaggcggtagaaattacattttcgaacattcCGCCCGCCATCAGCAGCTCGTAGAAGATGGTGATGAATCCTGATCCTCTACTGGTAGTAGAGCCAACTTTGCAATTGGCCGAGTTAGAGTTGAGGTGGCCGTCTTGATCGTGACGACCCTCGTCAGTCCATCTGGTCCAGGGTGAACTGCGAGCACTCGAGCAAGAGGCCACTTGCATGGTGGGAAGCGCTCGTCTGTAAGCAGCACCAGAGATCCAACGTGGATGTTGTTGGAAGGGTGATGCCACTTAGAGATTGATTGCATCCGTTGGAGATGTTGAGTTGACCAGCGCTTCCAGAattgttgtaatttttgttGTATGAGATGCCACCTGGCTCTCGGTGAGATGTTGGCCTGTTCAACAGATGGCTCAGGCAGCGTTGAGATTGTTCTTCCGATTAGGAAATGAGCTGGTGTTAGCACTGAGAGATCGTCAGGGTCGTCCGTGAGAGGCTCCAGTGGTCGTGAATTAAGCGTTGCTTCAATCTGATTTAGAAGAGTATAGTATTCTTCAAAGGTGAGTAAAGTGTCACTCACCGTGCGTCTGAGATGGTATTTGACAGACTTGACCACTGCCTCCCACTTTCCTCCCATGTGCGGTGCAGCAGGTGGATTGAAACTCCGAGTTGTATGGTCGTCGACGAACAGCTTGGCCAATCGTTGATTGTCTTGAGTGCCCTCGACGAACATTGATTTCAATGCTGAATCTGCTCCGATGAAGTTTGTTCCGCAGTCGGAGTAGATTGTATGTGGAATGCCTCTTCTTGCAGCGAACCGTCGGTACGTGGCAACGAATCCATCCGTTGAATAGTCGGTAACCATTTCCAGATGAACAGCAGACGTTGTCATGCAAACGAAAACACAGATCCAGCCCTTTTGTGTTTTCGCACCTCGCCCCTTCCACGTCTTGAGTGCGATGGGACCGGCGTAGTCTACGCCGGTGTGTGAGAATGGGTGTGAGGGTGTAACCCGAGAGAGAGGTAGTTGGCCCATCAGTTGATGGGCACGGATCCCCCTCTGCCGAGCACACACAACACACCGCAGAATGTGAGATTTGACTGGAGCTCGTCCACCGATGATCCAGTAAGTCTGTCTGATGTGAGCGAGTGTGAGTTGTGTCCCTCCATGAAGCGTTGCTTTGTGGGAGTGATCTACAATCAATTCGGACAGACGTGAGTGACGTGGAAGGATTGCAGGGTGTTTACCTTCATAGGTTAACTGAGCGTTGCTGAGTCTTCCTCCAACTCGAATAACCCCTTGATCGTCGATGAAGGCCGTGAGTCGATTGAAGGCGTGGGACGATGGTAACGTTTGGTTGTTGACCATCATCTTGAGCTCGTGTGAGAAGTATGCTGATTGTGTGGCCTTGATCCAGAAGATTTTGGCCCTTTCCAAATCAGCTGGTGTGTTCGAGAGCCTCGTTGAAGCAGTTGTCCTTCTCAGTTTGGAAATGAACCTGTAACAAACTGAGGTAACATGAAAAAGTTTTTGCAAAGATGAATATTTGTGAATCAAGTCCCAGTGATAATCGATTTTTTGGCACGTTAACACGTGAGAGATTCCTGGGCGACACTCCTGCAGGCAAGTGTCGTCAGATGCGTTGCGTTGTACAGGCCATGATTCTTGAGATTGTAAAAGCCACGGTGGTCCCCTCCACCATAGCTCGTGTTGTTCAAGCTGAGTTGTAGTCAATCCTCTTGAAGCGCAATCAGCAGGATTTGATGTGCCAGGAACGTGCACCCAAGTTGCAGTTTGCGTTAGTTCTTGAATTTGTGTTACACGATTCCTGACGTAATCTTTCCATCGTGATGCGTGAGATTTGATCCATGTAAGTGTTACTTGAGAATCCGTCCACAGGTGAATTGTAGCAATGTTGAGTTTGAGATTAGCTTGAACGTATTTCAGTAATTTTGCAAGTATCAGCGCAGCTGTGAGCTCGAGTCGGGGAATTGTAAGCCTTTTGAGAGGTGCGACCTTTGTCTTGGAGCACACCAGTGACGTCACCTTGTGATCTGTGGACGGCGAAAAAACAGTAATGTAAATTACTGCTGCCATGGCGAGTTGTGAAGCGTCAGAGAAGCCATGTAATTCCACTGTAGAATTGTTGTAGGTGTTGAACCACCTTGGTATTGAGAGTCTGGCCAGACTTGTGAGATCTTCTCTGATCGCAATCCATCGTATAGTAACATGGGATGGCAGTGGATCATCCCATTTGAGATTGAGAAGCCATAATTCTTGCAGGAGTACCTTCGCTCGAATAATGACTGGTGACAAAAAGCCAAGCGGATCAAATATCTGTGCTACTTCAGATAATACAAGGCGTTTTGTAAAATTGAGATTGTGGTGAGATTTAGTAGTGAATGTGAAACTATCGTTGACAGTGTTCCATCGCAATCCGAGTATTTTGGTATTGCAGTCGTCTAGTGAGATTGATGTACCTTGAGAATTATTGCAAGGCACGATGGTTTCAAGCAGAGAGGCTTCGTTTGAGTGCCACTTTGCAAGAGGGAAACCGCCTGCGTTGCACAAGTCAGTTAATTGTGAAGcaatttcaattaacgaatCAAGAGAATCTGCACCACCAAATATGTCGTCGACATACCTTGCATATTTGATTGATGGTACTGCCAGTGGGTAGCGTTGACCTTCGTCCTCTGCAAGTTGCAACAGGGCTCTGACAGCTAGAAATGGTGCAGCTTTGGTACCGTAGGTGACTGTTGTCAGTGTGTATGGGACTTCATTTGATTCCTCATCTATCCAGAGTATCCGTTGGAGATTCCAATCGTCTTCATGTACTCGTACTTGACGATACATCTTTGTGATGTCCGTGGCGAATATGCATTTGTGATGGCGAATCCACAGCAAAACGTCGTTGATGTTGAGCAGGAGATTCGCACCAGTGTGCATGATGTCGTTGACAGAAAGTCCAGTTGTTGTTGGACTTGAGCCATTGAAGACGACCCGCAGCTTTGTTGTTTCACTGCCAGGCTTGAAAACTCCGTGATGTGGAAGATAGTAAATTGAAGAGTCGTTGGGCGAGATTGAAGAAGCCTTCTTCATGTGACCGAGGTCCTCGTACTCCATCATGAATCGCTGATATTGCTCACGGTACTCAGGATTTCGAGTGAGCTTGCTGAGCGTGCGTCGCAGGCAGGAGCGAGCTGTGCTGTAAGAGGTACCCAAGACTTTAGTATTTGTTTTGAGAGGAATACGCACCACGTATCGCCCAGTAGAATCACGGCTGTGCGTTGCACGAAAGTGATCTTCACACTCTTGTTCGTCCGGTGTGAGTTGAGATGTGTTTTCCGTTGGAAGCTCCTCTTGAATCCAGAATTTCGTCAGCAGTTCTCTCAGAGCAGCGTCGCTGTCTTGAGGGATTGATGCATTAAATGATGAATAAGCACGAGCTTGACGCCTCCTTGCTGGTCCAATAACGAGCCATCCGAATATTGAGAGCTGGGCGACTGGCATTGATGGCGAACCTTTAATtacatttgattttataattcgTCCATAATTGTCGGCACCAATGATGACGTCGATGGGTCGTGGTTTGTAAAACTCAGGATCTGCCAACTTGAGACGATTGAGATGTGGCCAGTCTTGGTGGGGTGCCTCAGAAGACGGCAAAATTGTGGTTAGAGTGCGTAACACATGAGTTTGTATTGAGATCGATGAGGTATTGTAAAGAGATTGTAAATGTAGTGATACAATACCTCGAGTTTGTGTTGATTTCTTGCCACCAATGCCAGTGATGGAGATTGAAGATTGAGTGCGTTGAAGTCCTAGCTGTTCGACGAGATCTTCAGAAACGAAACTGAGCTCCGATCCGGAGTCGACGAGCAGCCTTGCGTTGTAGGTCGTGGATGAGGTGATGACTTGTGCATGTGCTGTTGCTAACAGCGTTAGCTCGGCTTGCGTCGCAAGCGAGCTTGATCGTTGATCGTTTGTGTTGGCGGTTGTACTGGATCGTTGACCCATTGAAATCGAGATTGAGTGCTTGACGACTGCACCTACACTTTATTGTGTTTGTGTTGAAGAGGACGACGTTGTCGGATTCTCTTGTGTTGCCGCAGGCTTGGCTGTGGTCTGTGGCTGCGTTGCAGCCAGGTGTAGAATTGTGTGATGAGGCCGTCCACACTGTTTGCAACGGTGTTCAGACTTGCAATTCGCAGTGGTGTGACGGCCGCAACAATTTCTGCACAGAGACAGTTTGTCCACTAGACTTCGTCTTTCTGGTACAGGCATCGACCTGAACTTTGTGCATGACACAATGAAGTGGTCGGCCTGACAACAGTCGCACGGATAGGCGTGTGCGGCTGCTCTTGTGGTGGTGTTAGCCTGTGACGTTGTCAAGGCAGGTCGTTGACCTGTTGGTTTCGCCTTTGCCTGAGGTTGAGCAGGCTGATTTTTGGCCGTTGGCGTTTCAACCCTTTCTAGAGCCCGTGCCTTGGTCGTGAGGAACGCCTCCAGTTGCTCTGGCTTCGGAAATTCTTCAGAGTTTCCTAGGCTGGTTTCCCAAGCCTCTCGCGTAGTCTTGTCAAGACTACGAGAGATGTGATGGATGAGTGTGCAATTCCACAACTCGTCGGTTGAAGCAAGAGCGCGCAACGAGGTGTTGAAATCGCGCAAATTGGCCGCCACGTTGTGGAGAACCATTGCGCTCTTCTGTTGCACTGGTGGTGTCGCACAGAGCTTGTCAAGCAGAGATTGTACTATGATCCTCTTGTTCTCAAAGCGTTGCTTTAAATTCTTCCAAGCAATTGGGAAGGATTCTCCTATCGCCGGCAGATTGGAGATGGCGCGTAGCGACTCCCCTTGGAGGCTTGACCTCAAGTAATGCAGCCTCTCCACATCAGATAATCGGTGATTATCGATGATTATCGATTTGAAAAGCTCGCAAAACGCAGGCCACGCTTCATAGCGACCCGCGAAAGTGGGAAGCGTCAACTCAGGGAGTTTCGACGGCCCTTGTCGTGATGGTGATGCTGCACGCGCTGCGTGCAGCCTTGCGAATGCGGCCCGAAACTTGCACAGACGTCGTCTGATTTCGATGACCACGCTCATCTCGAGGTCGTAGCAATTGTCGCTGACATATGGATGGGAGTTCTGACCCGAAGGCCAGGTAACTTCAAGGTAGGAATGCTCCTTTTGGAACGCCTTGTGTATTTCATCGACCTGCTTGTCGATGAAGTCGATCTCGTCGAGAGAAGTTTCATCCATCATTTCCGGCATCTTGTCCATTAATTTGCGGAGGCCTTCGACTCTACTCATTTGCGTCTTGGCCTTCATGGACAGCTCCGTTGACAAGCCGGCAGGAGATGAGGCGCGTGTTACGCGTTTTTCCACCGTCGGTGGAGGTGCTTCTGCCGGTAGTACCGTTGGCACTGTCAGCGTTGCTGATGTCACCGGCGTGGGTGACGTCGGTCTTGAGGCCGACTTGGCTTCCTGTGGCGTCGCCTTGGGAACTTTGTCACCTTTCTCACTCATTCTAGTCACTGAGTTCGAGATTTCACTAACAACGTTGTTGCCGAGCACAACCCGTCACTgccgatccggctcgaaggaccaaaaaaaatgttcaaaagtcggcgttcgagtttgagattgtacgagaccggttcggttgtaggatcggcagtgagacgggaaaattatgtacttgagtttgcacaaaaaacaatgtatttacagacactcagtatgtacactatttacagaaaattgtgcgttgcacgagggtacaatgatcgttgatcgagctattcgcacacgcgtcgcggtggattcgagattgtgcttgcgctgtataggaccacgtgttagcgtagcacgtggcaccacgtaattatattaatcacgtggatttgcgtacgtcaaagctaatcgcgagctcgcggtggccgttggcacttcacacgcggttaacttgcagtactagattctgagattgagcttgagaaatttgcctttcgagaaaactgtgttcgcacgtgttggtagtatgctaaccagaacaataatggccgatcaaccggcttcgtcgcagcaagaaccgttggcttctttttgctgacgtaacgctccctgattggtcggcgtgaccggcatccaatgtggctgccggtcgcgctgctaagtgctgccgcggtccgcgtgcaggcggtagaaattacattttcgaacaaggggccacggtgtttctgtatctctattatgttggtgcggcttcggaacttttaaatatcttgatatatctcgagaactacgcatctgatcaaaaaatatcatagaacataaaaagtaggaatcctaattttcaacaaaaaaggtctcttaacattttgccgtagctcgctttgtttccgagatatttgcagatttatctcaagggaaggggcctgacggacatatttcgagatatttcttcttcttgttgttcttcttctgcacagctaagctggaagcggcatttgcggctcgcactagtgcagagttatctcaaagaaaggggccacggtgtttctgtatctctattatgttggtgcggcttcggatcttttaaatatctcgatatatctcgaaaactacgcttctgatcaaaaaatatcatagaacataaattgtaggaaacataattctctacaaaaaaggtctcttaacattttgccgtagctcgcttcgtttccgagatatttgcagatttatctcaagggaaggggcctgacggaaatatttccagatatttcttctttttgttgttcttcttctgcacagctaagctggaagtggcatttgcagctcgcaatagtgcagagttatctcaaagaaaggggccacggtgtttctgtatctctattatgttggtgcggcttcggatctttcaaatatctcgatatatctcgaaaactacgcttctgatcaaaaaatatcatagaacataaattgtaggaaacataattctctacaaaaaaggtctgttaacattttgccgtagctcgcttcgtttccgagatatttgcagatttttctcaagggaaggggcctgacggacatatttccagatatttcttcttcttgttgttcttcttctgcacagctaagctggaagtggcatttgcagctcgcaatagtgcagagttatctcaaagaaaggggccacggagtttctgtatctctattatgttggtgcggcttcggaacttttaaatatcttgatatatctcgagaactacgcatctgatcgaaaaatatcatagaacataaaaagtaggaaacttaattctctacaaaagaggtctcttaacattttgccatagctcgcttcgtttccgagatatttgcagatttatctcaagggaaggggcctgacggacatatttcgagatatttcttcttcttgttgttcttcttctgcacagctaagctggaagtggcatttgcagctcgcaatagtgcagagttatcgcaaagaaaggggccacggtgtttctgtatctctattatgttggtgcggcttcggaacttttaaatatcttgatatatctcgagaactacgcatctgatcaaaaaatatcatagaacataaaaagtaggaaacctaattttctacaaaaaaggtctcttaacattttgctgtagctcgcttcgtttccgagatatttgcagatttatctcaagggaaggggcctgacggacatatttcgagatatttcttcttcttgttgttcttcttctgcacagctaagctggaactggcatttgcagcgcgcaatagtgcagagttatctcaaagaaaggggccacggtgtttctgtatctctattatgttggtgcggcttcggaacttttaaatatcttgatatatctcgagaactacgcatctgatcaaaaaatatcatagaacataaaaagtaggaaacttaattctctacaaaaagggtctcttaacattttcccataactggcatcgtttccgagatatttgcagatttagctcaagggaaggggcctgacggacatattccgagatatttcttcttcttgttgttcctcttctgcacagctaagctggaagtggcatttgcagctcgcaatagtgcagagttatctcaaagaaaggggccacggtgtttctgtatctctattatgttggtgcggcttcggaacgtttaaatatcttgatatatctcgagaactacgcatctgatcaaaaaatatcatagaacataaaaagtaggaaacctaattttctacaaaaaaggtctcttaacattttgcagtagctcgcttcgtttccgagatatttgcagatttatctcaagggaaggggcctgacggacatatttcgagatatatcttcttcttgttgttcttcttctgcacagctaaactggaagtggcatttccagctcgcaatcgtgcagagttatctcaaagagaggggccacggtgtttctgtatctctattatgttggtgcggcttcggaacttttaaatatcttgatatatctcgagaactacgcctctgatcgaaaaatatcatagaacataaaaagtaggaaacttaattctctacaaaaaaggtctcttaacattttgccatagctcgcttcgtttccgagatatttgcagatttatctcaagggaaggggcctgacggacatatttcgagatatttcttcttcttgttgttcttcttctgcacagctaagctggaagtggcatttacagctcgcaatagtgcagagttatcgcaaagaaaggggccacggtgtttctgtatctctattatgttggtgcggcttcggaacttttaaatatcttgatatatctcgagaactacgcatctgatcaaaaaatatcaaagaacataaaaagtaggaaacctaattttctacaaaaaaggtctctaaacattttgccatagctcgcttcgtttccgagatatttgcagatttatctcaagggaaggggcctgacggacatatttcgagatatttcttcttcttgttgttcttcttctgcacagctaagctggaagtggcatttgctgcgcgcaacagtgcagagttatctcaaagaaaggggccacggtgattctgtatctctattatgttggtgcggcttcggaacttttaaatatcttgatatatctcgagaactacgcctctgatcgaaaaatatcatagaacataaaaagtaggaaacttaattctctacaaaaaaggtctcttaacattttcccatagctggcatcgtttccgagatatttgcagatttacctcaa
This genomic interval carries:
- the LOC117610672 gene encoding uncharacterized protein LOC117610672 produces the protein MGQRSSTTANTNDQRSSSLATQAELTLLATAHAQVITSSTTYNARLLVDSGSELSFVSEDLVEQLGLQRTQSSISITGIGGKKSTQTRGIVSLHLQSLYNTSSISIQTHVLRTLTTILPSSEAPHQDWPHLNRLKLADPEFYKPRPIDVIIGADNYGRIIKSNVIKGSPSMPVAQLSIFGWLVIGPARRRQARAYSSFNASIPQDSDAALRELLTKFWIQEELPTENTSQLTPDEQECEDHFRATHSRDSTGRYVVRIPLKTNTKVLGTSYSTARSCLRRTLSKLTRNPEYREQYQRFMMEYEDLGHMKKASSISPNDSSIYYLPHHGVFKPGSETTKLRVVFNGSSPTTTGLSVNDIMHTGANLLLNINDVLLWIRHHKCIFATDITKMYRQVRVHEDDWNLQRILWIDEESNEVPYTLTTVTYGTKAAPFLAVRALLQLAEDEGQRYPLAVPSIKYARYVDDIFGGADSLDSLIEIASQLTDLCNAGGFPLAKWHSNEASLLETIVPCNNSQGTSISLDDCNTKILGLRWNTVNDSFTFTTKSHHNLNFTKRLVLSEVAQIFDPLGFLSPVIIRAKVLLQELWLLNLKWDDPLPSHVTIRWIAIREDLTSLARLSIPRWFNTYNNSTVELHGFSDASQLAMAAVIYITVFSPSTDHKVTSLVCSKTKVAPLKRLTIPRLELTAALILAKLLKYVQANLKLNIATIHLWTDSQVTLTWIKSHASRWKDYVRNRVTQIQELTQTATWVHVPGTSNPADCASRGLTTTQLEQHELWWRGPPWLLQSQESWPVQRNASDDTCLQECRPGISHVLTCQKIDYHWDLIHKYSSLQKLFHVTSVCYRFISKLRRTTASTRLSNTPADLERAKIFWIKATQSAYFSHELKMMVNNQTLPSSHAFNRLTAFIDDQGVIRVGGRLSNAQLTYEGKHPAILPRHSRLSELIVDHSHKATLHGGTQLTLAHIRQTYWIIGGRAPVKSHILRCVVCARQRGIRAHQLMGQLPLSRVTPSHPFSHTGVDYAGPIALKTWKGRGAKTQKGWICVFVCMTTSAVHLEMVTDYSTDGFVATYRRFAARRGIPHTIYSDCGTNFIGADSALKSMFVEGTQDNQRLAKLFVDDHTTRSFNPPAAPHMGGKWEAVVKSVKYHLRRTVSDTLLTFEEYYTLLNQIEATLNSRPLEPLTDDPDDLSVLTPAHFLIGRTISTLPEPSVEQANISPRARWHLIQQKLQQFWKRWSTQHLQRMQSISKWHHPSNNIHVGSLVLLTDERFPPCKWPLARVLAVHPGPDGLTRVVTIKTATSTLTRPIAKLALLPVEDQDSSPSSTSC